One window of uncultured Trichococcus sp. genomic DNA carries:
- a CDS encoding VOC family protein, with protein MGRVIHFEIHVDNMERAKLFYGDVFGWTFEDWTAYVGAPYFGAITGDASEPGINGALMQRQSAPPEVNQGLNAFVCTMGTEDYDATEALILEKGGKVAMPKNALTGMAWQGYYFDTEGNLFGIHQPDLNAK; from the coding sequence ATGGGAAGAGTCATTCATTTTGAAATTCACGTGGACAATATGGAAAGGGCAAAGCTTTTCTATGGTGATGTTTTCGGATGGACGTTCGAAGATTGGACCGCTTATGTAGGTGCGCCTTATTTCGGGGCGATCACAGGGGATGCTAGCGAACCGGGCATCAACGGCGCTTTGATGCAACGCCAAAGTGCTCCGCCCGAGGTAAATCAAGGGTTGAACGCCTTTGTGTGCACGATGGGAACCGAAGATTACGATGCGACCGAAGCGCTGATCCTGGAGAAGGGCGGCAAAGTCGCGATGCCGAAGAATGCGCTGACCGGGATGGCTTGGCAGGGGTACTACTTCGATACGGAAGGGAATCTGTTCGGGATCCATCAGCCGGATCTGAACGCAAAATAG
- a CDS encoding VOC family protein, whose translation MGIGAFSLSLTVKDIHASKAFYEKLGFSTFGGDIDQNWLIMKNEDCIIGLFQGMFEKNMLTFNPGWNSNAEEVNPFKDVRQLQEELREKGIAFVSEANLESKGPASFIIEDPDGNPILVDQHR comes from the coding sequence ATGGGCATCGGAGCATTTTCCCTCAGTTTGACGGTCAAGGACATACATGCATCAAAGGCATTTTACGAAAAATTGGGCTTCAGCACATTCGGCGGGGACATCGATCAGAACTGGCTGATCATGAAGAACGAGGACTGCATTATCGGGCTATTCCAAGGCATGTTCGAGAAAAACATGCTGACGTTCAATCCTGGTTGGAACAGCAACGCGGAAGAAGTGAACCCATTCAAGGATGTCCGCCAGTTGCAGGAAGAATTGCGGGAAAAAGGCATCGCTTTTGTTTCGGAAGCCAATCTGGAATCCAAAGGTCCTGCCAGCTTCATCATTGAAGATCCCGATGGTAATCCAATCCTTGTCGATCAGCACAGATAA
- a CDS encoding chloride channel protein produces MDQKKSAVYQEILFYGIAAILMGILVGALDALFGEVLILITQFRGQHIAVLLPFLAVAGLTIVYVYQKFGKNSSKGMGLIFSAANRQDEEIPKRLVPLVIGGTWLTHLFGGSAGREGVAVQIGATVGYTFGKKLPFQDSKKILLVAGMAAGFAGLFQTPMAATFFALEVLMVGVIEYRALFPAAISAFAASYTSHFLGLEKFSVDLNVAVPVDLSFAGKVVVLGIVFGAVGGLFAKLLKNTKGWMAQKIADPYRRIFVVGVLLTIAMFALHMGRYSGLGTNLISDSFQEGTIYGYDWVLKLVLTIVTLAAGFQGGEVTPLFSIGASLGYWLAPVFGLPPEFVAALGYASVFASATNTFIAPVFIGAEVFGYDTLPYFFAIVSVAYVFNNGYSIYAQERAKSDYLQ; encoded by the coding sequence ATGGATCAAAAAAAATCAGCGGTTTATCAAGAAATACTTTTTTACGGGATTGCGGCGATCCTCATGGGCATACTGGTGGGGGCTTTGGATGCTTTGTTTGGCGAGGTACTCATTTTGATTACGCAGTTCCGCGGGCAGCACATCGCAGTATTGTTGCCGTTCCTCGCGGTCGCCGGCTTGACGATCGTCTATGTCTACCAAAAATTCGGCAAAAACAGCAGCAAGGGAATGGGATTAATCTTCTCCGCTGCGAACAGGCAGGATGAAGAAATTCCGAAAAGGTTGGTTCCGTTAGTCATCGGCGGCACGTGGCTGACCCACCTTTTCGGCGGAAGCGCCGGCCGTGAGGGCGTAGCCGTGCAGATCGGTGCGACCGTCGGCTATACCTTCGGAAAAAAACTCCCTTTCCAAGATTCGAAAAAAATTCTGTTGGTTGCCGGGATGGCGGCCGGTTTTGCGGGCTTGTTCCAGACACCGATGGCGGCGACCTTTTTCGCCTTGGAGGTGCTGATGGTCGGCGTGATTGAATACCGTGCGCTTTTCCCGGCAGCGATCAGCGCCTTTGCGGCTTCCTATACCTCGCATTTCCTCGGGTTGGAAAAGTTCTCGGTTGACTTGAATGTGGCTGTACCGGTTGATTTGTCTTTTGCTGGAAAGGTTGTCGTCTTGGGCATCGTCTTCGGAGCAGTCGGCGGATTGTTCGCCAAGCTGCTGAAGAACACGAAAGGCTGGATGGCGCAAAAGATAGCTGATCCTTACAGAAGGATTTTTGTGGTGGGCGTGCTGCTGACGATCGCGATGTTTGCGTTGCATATGGGGCGCTACTCGGGATTGGGCACCAATCTGATCAGCGACAGCTTCCAGGAGGGCACAATCTACGGTTACGATTGGGTGCTGAAGCTCGTGCTGACGATCGTGACTCTGGCAGCGGGATTCCAGGGCGGGGAAGTCACGCCGTTGTTCTCCATCGGCGCAAGCTTGGGCTATTGGCTGGCGCCTGTCTTCGGCTTGCCGCCGGAATTTGTGGCCGCGTTGGGCTACGCCAGCGTCTTCGCCTCCGCCACGAACACCTTCATCGCGCCGGTCTTCATAGGCGCCGAGGTCTTCGGCTATGACACGCTGCCGTATTTTTTTGCGATCGTGTCGGTCGCCTATGTGTTCAACAACGGGTATTCCATCTATGCGCAAGAAAGAGCAAAGAGTGATTATTTGCAATAG